A genomic window from Artemia franciscana chromosome 14, ASM3288406v1, whole genome shotgun sequence includes:
- the LOC136035855 gene encoding uncharacterized protein LOC136035855: MRTKEDETYLNETWSPSYTGKVKANYYIADCIFLGEISNLTTVLQFMSKKMPKTLLYLSGIMALALCAPPSAREESRTSTNQAQILKQINHVNDDGLYTFGYEAGNSTFKAKETMSLPSTDENFSPDADKNGIQGTLENAIPNLKAVLNPTLVAPVVGPVHAAAPVPHQQQIAPIFTLARQTSDTNNQSDPSAIIKQAPQGYQFSFVAPTQNTKMEHLNQARTLLHTLPQLVIGQFQSNSFQPQSFYFSPQYTSFN; the protein is encoded by the exons ATGAGAACAAAGGAAGATGAAACCTACCTCAACGAAACCTGGAGTCCCTCATATACTGGAAAAGTGAAGGCAAATTACTATATAGCAGACTGTATATTCCTTGGAGAAATCAGTAATTTAACTACTGTGTTGCAATTTATGTCAAAGAAAATGCCCAAAACGCTT TTATACCTGTCAGGTATTATGGCCCTTGCTCTGTGTGCTCCACCAAGTGCTCGTGAAGAATCACGCACATCAACAAATCAGGCTCAAATATTGAAGCAAATTAACCATGTCAATGATGATGGTTTATATACCTTTGGTTATGAAGCTGGAAATAGTACTTTCAAG GCCAAAGAAACAATGAGCCTACCTAGTACCGATGAAAACTTTAGCCCTGATGCTGACAAGAACGGAATTCAAGGAACCTTAGAAAATGCTATTCCTAATCTTAAAGCAGTGTTAAACCCTACCCTAGTAGCTCCAGTTGTTGGACCTGTTCATGCAGCAGCGCCAGTGCCTCATCAGCAGCAAATAGCTCCCATCTTTACCCTTGCTCGACAAACATCTGATACAAATAATCAGTCTGACCCCAGTGCAATCATCAAGCAAGCTCCACAAGGATATCAGTTCTCCTTTGTTGCTCCtactcaaaatacaaaaatggaaCACCTGAATCAAGCTCGTACTCTTCTTCATACCCTTCCTCAGCTTGTAATCGGACAGTTCCAGTCTAATTCTTTCCAGCCCCAATCTTTTTACTTTAGCCCACAATATACTTCATTTAATTAG
- the LOC136035726 gene encoding uncharacterized protein LOC136035726 isoform X1, which translates to MGIPIKIIYVSCIIGLAICAPLGTYDDSRTSTTVVPILKQINQVSNDGSYTFGYEAGDGSFKAKKAIKLTNAEEDLSTDVDENGFQDALQNLIPNLKGASVAAPVAPVADKAPVPTAVPMPQQQRIVPIYTVVRQISPSSSQSDPNTFINQSLQEFPFSFVAPAQNAKLEQLNQARPQPKTAPQLAIGQFQSHSFQPQSFQFSPMFTSFN; encoded by the exons ATGGGAATACCTATAAAAATC atatacgTCTCATGCATTATTGGCCTTGCTATTTGTGCTCCGTTAGGCACTTATGACGACTCACGCACATCAACGACTGTAGTTCCGATACTGAAGCAAATCAACCAAGTCAGTAATGATGGTTCATATACCTTTGGTTATGAAGCTGGGGATGGTtcttttaag gccaaaaaagcaataaaactaACTAACGCTGAAGAAGACCTTAGCACCGATGTTGATGAGAATGGATTTCAAGACGCCCTACAGAACCTTATTCCTAATCTCAAAGGGGCATCAGTAGCTGCCCCAGTAGCTCCAGTTGCCGATAAAGCACCTGTTCCGACAGCAGTGCCTATGCCACAACAACAGAGAATAGTTCCTATCTACACTGTTGTTCGGCAAATATCTCCCTCAAGTTCTCAGTCTGATCCCAATACATTCATCAATCAAAGTTTACAGGAATTTCCGTTCTCCTTTGTTGCTCCTGCTCAAAATGCCAAACTTGAACAACTGAATCAAGCTCGCCCTCAACCAAAGACAGCTCCTCAACTTGCAATCGGACAGTTCCAGTCTCATTCTTTCCAGCCTCAATCTTTTCAGTTTAGCCCTATGTTTACTTCATTTAACTAG
- the LOC136035726 gene encoding uncharacterized protein LOC136035726 isoform X2 — MGTATKLIYVSCIIGLAICAPLGTYDDSRTSTTVVPILKQINQVSNDGSYTFGYEAGDGSFKAKKAIKLTNAEEDLSTDVDENGFQDALQNLIPNLKGASVAAPVAPVADKAPVPTAVPMPQQQRIVPIYTVVRQISPSSSQSDPNTFINQSLQEFPFSFVAPAQNAKLEQLNQARPQPKTAPQLAIGQFQSHSFQPQSFQFSPMFTSFN; from the exons ATGGGAACAGCTACAAAACTC atatacgTCTCATGCATTATTGGCCTTGCTATTTGTGCTCCGTTAGGCACTTATGACGACTCACGCACATCAACGACTGTAGTTCCGATACTGAAGCAAATCAACCAAGTCAGTAATGATGGTTCATATACCTTTGGTTATGAAGCTGGGGATGGTtcttttaag gccaaaaaagcaataaaactaACTAACGCTGAAGAAGACCTTAGCACCGATGTTGATGAGAATGGATTTCAAGACGCCCTACAGAACCTTATTCCTAATCTCAAAGGGGCATCAGTAGCTGCCCCAGTAGCTCCAGTTGCCGATAAAGCACCTGTTCCGACAGCAGTGCCTATGCCACAACAACAGAGAATAGTTCCTATCTACACTGTTGTTCGGCAAATATCTCCCTCAAGTTCTCAGTCTGATCCCAATACATTCATCAATCAAAGTTTACAGGAATTTCCGTTCTCCTTTGTTGCTCCTGCTCAAAATGCCAAACTTGAACAACTGAATCAAGCTCGCCCTCAACCAAAGACAGCTCCTCAACTTGCAATCGGACAGTTCCAGTCTCATTCTTTCCAGCCTCAATCTTTTCAGTTTAGCCCTATGTTTACTTCATTTAACTAG
- the LOC136035718 gene encoding zinc finger MYM-type protein 1-like, whose product MQRRLASFFKPTDSDAGTSRDNPSATEVLPTNEQTLDVRHISEETNLREPQTEEMASRTISTDLSVNPYDNPCQPVLTDYPATTIGNRTRKFNSSYFLAYPWLEYSKEQDSVFCFNCRHFSGSSLRSGERYGARAFIDVEFRKWKDISELIRQHENSDRHKACTISLTQFKAVETEVAESVASCLSKEREKEILENRQYVKALLKTTALLGRQGLAFRGHDEGESSANQGNFVETVHLLTEINPDLMKNSRKAYGHYMSHEYQNDYIEVIGNEIKSSIAKEVREAKYFAVLADETKDLSKKEQLAILVRYVHDLKIKERAIGCYHMRKVDAESLADFIYNEIKGIGLDWSKCVGQCYDGASVMSGHFSGVQARLWEKAPQAVYTHCHSHRLNLVIGDCMQKIQSISSVF is encoded by the exons atgcaacgacgattggcttcgtttttcaaaccgact GATAGTGATGCTGGGACGTCAAGGGACAACCCATCGGCAACCGAAGTTTTACCGACAAACGAGCAGACCCTGGACGTGAGACACATTTCTGAGGAGACAAACCTGCGCGAACCACAAACGGAGGAAATGGCTTCCAGAACGATCAGTACCGATTTGTCCGTGAACCCGTATGATAACCCCTGCCAACCAGTTTTGACTGACTATCCCGCCACTACCATCGGGAATCGCACACGAAAATTTAACAGCTCCTATTTCTTGGCATACCCATGGCTCGAATATTCGAAAGAACAGGACTCGGTGTTCTGTTTCAATTGCCGACATTTCAGTGGATCCTCGCTAAGATCAGGCGAAAGGTATGGAGCTAGAGCATTCATTGACGTAGAATTTAGAAAGTGGAAAGACATTTCTGAACTGATACGGCAGCACGAAAACAGCGACCGACACAAAGCATGTACCATTTCTTTGACTCAGTTTAAAGCTGTTGAGACGGAGGTGGCCGAATCTGTTGCGTCATGCCTCTCCAAAGAACGCGAAAAGGAAATACTAGAGAATAGACAGTACGTAAAAGCTCTACTAAAAACTACAGCATTACTTGGACGGCAAGGTCTTGCGTTTCGTGGCCATGATGAAGGGGAGTCTAGTGCCAATCAAGGGAATTTCGTAGAGACAGTACATCTTTTAACAGAAATCAACCCGGACTTGATGAAAAACTCTCGTAAGGCCTATGGCCATTACATGTCACACGAGTACCAAAACGACTACATTGAGGTCATaggaaatgaaatcaaaagttctatcgCGAAAGAAGTcagagaagcaaaatattttgccgtTCTTGCTGACGAGACAAAAGACCTCTCGAAAAAGGAACAACTCGCGATCTTAGTGCGCTATGTTCATGAcctgaaaatcaaagaaagggCCATAGGTTGCTACCACATGCGCAAGGTTGACGCTGAGAGTTTGGCCGACTTCATTTACAACGAAATAAAGGGTATCGGCCTTGACTGGTCAAAGTGTGTTGGACAGTGCTATGACGGGGCCAGTGTAATGAGCGGACACTTTTCAGGAGTACAGGCCCGTCTCTGGGAAAAAGCACCACAAGCGGTGTACACACACTGTCATTCCCATAGACTTAACCTTGTCATTGGCGATTGTATGCAGAAAATACAAAGCATTTCATcagtattttaa